From a single Stomoxys calcitrans chromosome 4, idStoCalc2.1, whole genome shotgun sequence genomic region:
- the LOC106090370 gene encoding uncharacterized protein LOC106090370: MVLGNNNSDHPSYLNEDFFKAALEVGLHDQCIDIKKIEFGESSGSGENYCSKIYRAKALYRCSKRQLDEELALIVKSIVITPATKFLEDLAVYLREKIFYFEVLDKLEMLIGQGTKFGAKCFYTTREPMQTIVFDDLTQYGFKLACRQNGLNEEHCVVILQKLAKFHAASMVLLEKDPSSKEHFQTGMLDETYIRTNERFVDFMSLQLRTLAELAATWEGYEDIAEKLHRHCDNLTENLVRTGKPKEGEITVLNHGDFWVNNFMFKYKAGDNQIPMDAIFVDFQNSFFGSPGCDINFFLNSSVQLDVLMNRRDFLIECYFHTLCDSLKGMKYSKIPSLKDIRHEITSRELYGFFSSYSFLPMVAMTKEDSADTNLETLADKEFARKKVKIMFTSNPRTGNTLKFVLKRFDKLGIFD; this comes from the exons ATGGTTTTGGGTAACAACAACTCCGACCATCCCTCGTATTTGAATGAGGATTTCTTTAAGGCCGCCTTAGAGGTTGGTTTACATGATCAATGTATTGATATAAAGAAAATCGAATTTGGTGAATCAAGTGGCAGTGGTGAAAATTATTGCAGTAAAATTTATCGTGCCAAGGCATTGTATCGCTGTAGCAAACGTCAACTGGATGAGGAGCTAGCATTGATTGTTAAAAGTATTGTGATTACACCGGCTACGAAATTTCTTGAAGATTTGGCAGTCTATTTGCGTGAGAAAATATTCTATTTCGAGGTATTGGATAAGCTGGAGATGCTGATAGGACAAGGCacgaaatttggagcaaa atgtTTCTATACCACTCGTGAACCAATGCAAACCATAGTTTTCGATGATCTAACCCAATATGGCTTCAAGCTAGCCTGTCGACAAAATGGCCTAAATGAAGAACATTGTGTGGTGATTCTACAAAAGTTGGCCAAATTCCATGCTGCTTCCATGGTTTTACTGGAAAAG GATCCCTCATCAAAGGAACATTTCCAAACGGGCATGTTAGATGAAACCTATATAAGAACCAATGAACGATTTGTAGACTTTATGAGTCTACAGCTAAGAACCTTGGCAGAATTGGCAGCTACATGGGAAGGTTATGAAGATATAGCCGAAAAACTTCATAGACATTGTGATAACTTAACAGAGAATCTTGTAAGGACCGGAAAACCAAAAGAGGGAGAAATTACGGTGCTAAATCATGGTGATTTTTGggtgaataattttatgtttaaataTAAGGCTGGAGACAACCAAATACCTATggatgccatattt GTGGATTTTCAAAACAGTTTCTTTGGCAGCCCTGGCTGTGATATTAACTTCTTTCTCAATAGCAGCGTTCAATTGGATGTTCTTATGAATCGTCGGGACTTTCTTATTGAATGTTATTTTCATACCTTGTGTGATTCTTTAAAAGGCATGAAATATTCTAAAATACCTTCGCTGAAGGATATTAGGCATGAAATAACTTCACGAGAATTGTATGGCTTTTTCTCCTCCTATTCGTTTCTACCCATGGTTGCCATGACAAAAGAAGATTCGGCTGACACCAATTTAGAGACATTGGCTGACAAGGAATTTGCTCGCAAAAAGGTGAAAATTATGTTTACCTCAAATCCACGCACCGGGAATACATTGAAGTTTGTGTTGAAACGTTTCGATAAGTTGGGAATTTTCGATTGa